Genomic segment of bacterium:
GAACGATTCGGGACGGGCTCTGACGAGTCTGCGGAGCCGCGGAATTTTCAGGGACATCAGTGAACTGCTTATCGTTGTGGATGACGTTGATCTTGATGTAGGACGTATCAGGCTGCGCTCAAAAGGTTCCGCGGGCAGCCATAACGGCCTTAAAAGCATTGTTCAGCATCTCGGGACCGAAGAATTCAATCGCTTGAGGATCGGCGTCGGCCCTCGGCCGCCCGGATCGGAAATGATCGAATTTGTCCTCGGTTCGTTCAAACCGGACGATTTACCGGCGTTACACACATCACTTGCACAGTCTGTTTCTGTTGTTGAGGCATGGATTACCGGGGGGTATGAAAAAGCGAACACTGTAATTTCACAAGTGTAATCCCCACAATCACAAAACTCACGGAGGATGGTTGCATGTTACTTACCGTCGCCCCATTTCTTGGATTACTCGGGCTTGCTATTGTTCTGTTAATTTATGCCTGGATTAAGAGGCAGCCTGCAGGCACCGATATCATGAAACATATTTCCGACGAAATTCATACCGGTGCAATGGCGTTTCTCAGGCAGGAATATACGGTACTCCTTGTATATGCAATTATAGTATTTCTCCTGCTTGCATTCTTCTTGCCGCAGTTCGGTTTTCAGACTGCGATTGCATTTGTTTCCGGTGCAGCATGCTCGGTGATTGCCGGTTTTATCGGGATGAATGCGGCAACACGCGCCAATGTCAGAACCTCCTGGGCGGCAAACCAGTTCGGTCAGGGACGGGCGTTGACGGTTGCTTATTTCGGCGGCGCGGTGATGGGTCTTGCTGTTGCGAGCCTTGGCCTTCTCGGTCTTTCGATATTTTTCAAGATATATCCTTCGCCGCATGAATCGTCGATTATCAGCGGTTTTGCGATGGGAGCATCGTCCATAGCTCTGTTTGCGAGGGTTGGCGGCGGAATTTATACGAAAGCCGCCGATGTGGGCGCCGACCTCGTTGGTAAAGTGGAAGCGGGGATTCCCGAGGACGATCCGAGAAATCCGGCCACC
This window contains:
- the pth gene encoding aminoacyl-tRNA hydrolase — encoded protein: MLTVVGLGNPGNAYAKTRHNAGFMLLDSIVDGRFDNSMKFPITGLDFSRRFMGAKPRFKKSNGPFLSIETEIDAIRCCFVKPITFMNDSGRALTSLRSRGIFRDISELLIVVDDVDLDVGRIRLRSKGSAGSHNGLKSIVQHLGTEEFNRLRIGVGPRPPGSEMIEFVLGSFKPDDLPALHTSLAQSVSVVEAWITGGYEKANTVISQV